A region of Nakaseomyces glabratus chromosome E, complete sequence DNA encodes the following proteins:
- the CSI2 gene encoding Csi2p (CAGL0E02409g~Ortholog(s) have cellular bud neck, fungal-type vacuole localization), with protein MKSSQVTQIFLLIASFLVSSVDAVVVATQPSHHLHMRGLPKLVTTSETPTPTSTEEPSTSSTSDNSESSETEGSSTEITSTSESSIYSESVTASSTTSDTDSETSSTTSYTSYTPSTTSVSVGPIYIPSAQNNKYVYHATHPSGTVFTAFGSCLAFIALVLVLVWIALTLRSWKNARKEYQIRERENKYQLDPYYFQNGDKDDYSSSDSDVASDISEKILKKKASRMSLYSLGGGSAFNLLSSEKLDTKPPAPPSNNPRLSMFISPTEILKNEGNTWSTDSSAFNSLTSTPREQSVANIIVPQNGLNKLGDPPFTGKNLSNMDISSTPGVAIPKPNGNQKRGRPPSAHLDDLLDGIQ; from the coding sequence ATGAAATCTTCACAAGTTACACAGATATTTTTGCTCATAGCATCCTTCCTAGTCTCGTCTGTTGACGCCGTTGTGGTTGCAACACAGCCTTCCCACCACTTGCATATGAGAGGGTTGCCAAAACTGGTGACAACAAGTGAAACACCAACTCCAACTTCTACAGAAGAGCCTAGTACATCCTCAACCTCAGACAACTCAGAGAGCTCTGAAACTGAAGGATCATCCACAGAAATTACAAGCACTTCCGAATCCTCCATTTATTCTGAATCTGTAACAGCATCTAGCACAACAAGCGATACTGATTCAGAAACATCCAGCACGACAAGCTATACTTCCTATACCCCATCAACTACTTCTGTTTCCGTTGGCCCAATATATATTCCAAGTGCACAAAATAACAAGTATGTTTATCATGCTACACATCCATCTGGTACCGTTTTTACCGCCTTTGGTAGTTGTCTAGCATTTATTGCTCTAGTTCTTGTGTTAGTTTGGATAGCATTAACTCTACGGTCTTGGAAAAAtgcaagaaaagaataccAAATTAGAGAACGGGAAAATAAATATCAGCTTGATCCTTACTACTTCCAAAATGGTGACAAGGATGATTATTCTAGTAGTGACTCTGATGTTGCAAGTGATATATCTGAAAAgattctgaagaagaaagcttCAAGGATGAGTTTGTATAGCTTAGGAGGTGGCTCGGCGTTTAATCTTTTGAGCTCCGAAAAGCTTGACACTAAACCACCAGCACCACCATCAAACAATCCACGTTTATCTATGTTCATTTCTCCCACTGAAATACTAAAAAACGAGGGTAATACATGGAGTACAGATAGCTCGGCATTCAATTCATTAACTAGCACTCCTCGTGAGCAATCTGTTGCCAATATAATAGTGCCCCAAAATGGTCTCAATAAACTGGGTGACCCACCTTTCACAGGGAAAAACCTAAGTAATATGGACATATCGTCTACACCTGGTGTGGCAATACCAAAACCTAATGGGAATCAAAAAAGAGGTAGACCTCCGAGCGCTCATTTAGATGACCTTCTCGACGGCATCCAATAA
- the COQ10 gene encoding ubiquinone-binding protein COQ10 (CAGL0E02387g~Ortholog(s) have ubiquinone binding activity, role in cellular respiration, ubiquinone biosynthetic process and mitochondrial inner membrane localization), which yields MSYVGVRCLNRSLLRPFGTRGFFDQLNPFHEIKTQKYVLPKIIQGTPSQVYDVVSEVSKYHEFIPYCEDSFVNERDDSNKPKVAGLRVGFKQYDERFVCDVDCKSKVSGKEVYVVRAESLSHNLFDILSSQWTISTHPTRKDASTVELLLKFKFKSRLYNSISSIFAKSVTELVMDAFARRVYHLKKAAVLENPQ from the coding sequence ATGTCTTACGTGGGGGTACGATGTCTTAACCGGTCGCTATTAAGACCATTTGGAACAAGGGGAttttttgatcaattgaaCCCTTTCcatgaaataaaaactcaaaaatatGTACTGCCGAAGATAATCCAAGGTACACCATCACAAGTATATGATGTCGTCTCTGAAGTGTCAAAATATCATGAGTTCATACCATATTGCGAAGACTCCTTTGTAAACGAGCGCGATGACTCCAATAAACCTAAAGTGGCAGGTTTGAGAGTTGGTTTCAAACAATATGATGAAAGATTTGTATGTGATGTTGATTGCAAGTCTAAGGTGAGTGGTAAGGAGGTTTACGTTGTGCGAGCAGAGTCACTTTCACACAATTTGTTTGATATTTTATCCTCGCAATGGACAATAAGCACGCACCCGACTAGAAAGGATGCCTCTACAGTTGAGTTATTActaaaatttaaatttaaatcaCGGTTATACAATAGTATATCTTCGATATTTGCAAAAAGTGTAACCGAACTAGTCATGGATGCCTTTGCTAGGAGAGTTTATCACTTAAAGAAAGCCGCAGTACTCGAAAACCCACAATGA
- the TOP1 gene encoding DNA topoisomerase 1 (CAGL0E02431g~Ortholog(s) have DNA topoisomerase type I activity) — MTVSDDEDGVILKRRKLYNVVKDESDDEENHITGLKSSIVKAEEGDEETKDAKLVNTDNDSPISDDLEENVSDDLEEDYKWWEEQDKDDTIKWTTLEHNGVLFPPPYEALPSHVKLYYEGNPVDLPLEAEEVAGFFAHLLETPHAQNPVFQKNFFEDFKHVLNDAGGTQNGIEIESFDRMDFSAMHDYFVQLKEEKKSMTAMQKKEIRLEREKFEEKYKFCELDGRREQVGNFKVEPPDLFRGRGAHPKTGKLKRRIRPEDIVLNLGEGAPIPPPPSGHQWGEIRHDNTVQWLAMWRENIFGSFKYVRLAANSSLKGQSDFKKFEKARELKKHIDRIRKEYRNNFKSKLMVERQKAVAVYLIDVFALRAGGEKSEEEADTVGCCSLRYEHITLKPPNTVIFDFLGKDSIRFYQEVQVDPKVFKNLALFKKPPKQPGHQLFDRLDPSLLNKFLQNYMTGLTAKVFRTYNASKTMQEQLDLIPNEGSVAEKLLKYNAANRTVAILCNHQRTVTAGHAKSVAKSSDRIEEFKWQKERLKKGILQIEPDRIKDTPNYFEDINSIDKEIEAKIHERIIEREIQKYHNKFKRENDKRKFEGEEPLPEETLKEWLDNVKQLKQQYAEELATGIVQLKASMNSVEKLEKAIERLDQRISTSQVQLQDREANSEVSLGTSKINYIDPRLSVVFCKKYGVPIEKIFTKSLREKFKWAIESVDETWRF; from the coding sequence ATGACAGtatcagatgatgaagatggtgtTATtctaaaaagaagaaagcttTATAATGTGGTAAAAGATGAgagtgatgatgaagagaatCATATAACTGGTCTTAAGTCTAGCATAGTCAAGGCAGAAGAAGGAGATGAAGAAACCAAGGATGCTAAATTAGTGAATACAGATAATGACTCGCCTATCAGCGatgatcttgaagaaaatgtaAGCGatgatcttgaagaagactATAAATGGTGGGAAGAACAAGATAAAGATGACACAATTAAGTGGACCACTTTGGAACACAATGGTGTCCTATTTCCACCTCCATATGAGGCTCTACCATCCCATGTTAAACTTTATTATGAAGGCAACCCGGTGGATTTACCTCTGGAAGCGGAAGAAGTTGCTGGTTTTTTTGCACACTTATTAGAAACTCCTCATGCTCAAAATCCGGTGTTTCAAAAGAACTTTTTTGAGGATTTTAAACATGTTCTCAATGATGCTGGCGGTACTCAAAATGGAATTGAAATAGAAAGCTTTGATAGAATGGACTTTTCTGCCATGCATGATTATTTTGTTCAGctaaaggaagaaaaaaagagtaTGACTGCGATGCAAAAGAAGGAAATAAGACTCGAGAGGGagaaatttgaagagaaaTATAAGTTTTGTGAACTGGATGGTAGACGAGAACAAGTTGGAAATTTTAAAGTTGAACCACCTGATTTATTTAGAGGAAGAGGTGCTCATCCAAAAACTGGGAAGctaaaaagaagaataagaCCTGAAGACATAGTGCTAAACCTTGGAGAGGGAGCACCCATTCCTCCCCCTCCTTCCGGTCATCAATGGGGTGAGATACGACATGATAATACTGTACAGTGGCTGGCAATGTGGAGGGAGAACATATTTGGCTCTTTCAAATACGTTCGCTTAGCCGCCAATTCCTCATTGAAGGGCCAAAGTGATTTCAAGAAGTTTGAGAAAGCTAGGGAATTGAAAAAGCACATAGACAGGATTCGTAAAGAGTACCGAAACAATTTCAAGAGCAAACTTATGGTGGAGCGACAAAAGGCTGTCGCAGTGTATCTAATTGACGTCTTTGCTTTAAGAGCTGGTGGTGAAAAatcagaagaagaagctgataCAGTAGGATGTTGCTCCTTAAGATATGAGCATATAACCTTGAAACCTCCCAATACAGTCATTTTCGATTTCTTGGGTAAGGATTCAATCAGATTCTATCAAGAGGTACAGGTGGACCCTAAagtcttcaaaaatttggcTTTATTTAAAAAGCCCCCTAAACAACCCGGCCATCAATTGTTTGACAGATTAGATCCTTCACTTTTAAACAAATTTCTACAGAATTACATGACAGGTTTAACTGCTAAAGTTTTTCGTACTTACAATGCTTCTAAGACCATGCAAGAGCAACTGGATCTTATTCCAAATGAAGGGAGTGTGGCTGAAAAATTACTAAAATATAACGCAGCAAATAGAACGGTTGCAATTCTATGTAACCATCAAAGGACGGTTACTGCAGGCCATGCTAAATCCGTTGCTAAATCCTCTGATAGAATAGAAGAATTCAAATGGCAAAAGGAGAGATTAAAAAAAGGTATTCTACAAATAGAACCAGATAGAATTAAGGATACTCCAAATTATTTTGAGGATATTAACAGTATCGATAAAGAAATAGAGGCTAAAATTCATGAGAGAATTATAGAAAgagaaatacaaaaatatcataacAAGttcaaaagagaaaacGATAAACGGAAATTCGAAGGTGAAGAACCGTTGCCTGAGGAGACGCTGAAGGAGTGGCTTGATAACGTTAAACAATTAAAACAACAATATGCTGAAGAATTAGCCACAGGTATTGTTCAGTTAAAAGCTTCCATGAATAGTGTagaaaaattagaaaaagCGATTGAACGGTTAGATCAGAGAATCTCCACAAGCCAAGTGCAACTCCAGGATAGAGAAGCCAACTCTGAGGTGTCTCTAGGCACATCTAAAATTAACTATATTGATCCCAGATTATCAGTGGTGTTTTGTAAGAAATATGGCGTACCTATAGAAAAAATCTTCACGAAATCTCTAAGGGAGAAATTCAAATGGGCAATTGAATCAGTGGATGAAACCTGGAGATTCTAA